In a genomic window of Bradyrhizobium ontarionense:
- a CDS encoding nitrate reductase produces the protein MTTVDPKLRTVRTACPYCGVGCGVLATPDGGGGAAISGDPSHPANLGRLCSKGSALGETLGLESRLLYPMIRCKGGMQRVAWSDALDHVATRLKHIVARDGEDAVAFYLSGQMLTEDYYVANKLMKGFLGSANVDTNSRLCMASSVAGHRRAFGADTVPGTYEDLDHADLLVFVGSNAAWCHPVLYQRMLANKQARGAKFVVIDPRRTDTSSEADLFLGLKPGTDAALFSGLLVHLADHGALDRDYINSHTSGFDETLARARSLAGSAGATALATGLSEADVTAFFKLFRDTPKVVTLYSQGVNQSAQGTDKVNAILNCHLASARIGKPGMGPFSLTGQPNAMGGREVGGLANQLAAHMGFTPPDVDRVRRFWKAPDIATHEGLKVVAMFEAIARGEIKALWVIGTNPAVSLPDADLVRAALKKLELLVVSENVRSNDTVDAGVHVLLPAQAWGEKSGTVTNSERRISRQRAFLAPAGEARPDWWIVSEVAKRLGFGSAFTYNSAADVFREHAALSAFENDGSRDFDIGALATLTDDEYDAMAPVQWPARAGKPPEPRFFADGAFFTNDRKARFVAPEVPALRSETNAARPLRLNTGRIRDQWHTMTRTGLSPRLSAHLPEPFVEVHLDDALRYGLMHDGFARVTTDHGQCILKVVVSERQQRGMLFAPIHWNATNSSHGRVGALVASYTDPFSGQPEAKATPAAISPYEYVFRGFILSRTELTLPSHLWWVRATVQGGFGYLFADNGDLSRWPAWLRARATDDVADYMDVGGGVYRAASFAGDRIETCLFVGPGHDAGDWNVVKTMFAADRLDDDQRRVLLSGRAPDGVGGGPIVCACFGVGRDTICDAIAAGARTPAAIGLALKAGTNCGSCIPEMKRLIAQTAADTPPIAAAS, from the coding sequence ATGACGACAGTCGATCCCAAGCTGCGCACGGTGCGCACGGCCTGTCCCTACTGTGGCGTCGGTTGCGGCGTGCTCGCCACGCCCGATGGCGGCGGCGGCGCTGCGATCTCCGGTGACCCTTCGCATCCGGCCAATCTCGGCCGGCTCTGCTCGAAGGGCTCGGCGCTCGGCGAGACGCTCGGGCTCGAGAGCCGGCTGCTTTATCCGATGATCCGCTGCAAGGGCGGCATGCAGCGGGTGGCGTGGAGCGATGCGCTCGATCACGTCGCGACCCGTTTGAAGCACATCGTCGCCCGCGACGGCGAGGACGCGGTCGCGTTCTATCTCTCCGGCCAGATGCTGACCGAGGACTATTACGTCGCCAACAAGCTGATGAAGGGCTTTCTCGGCTCGGCCAATGTCGACACCAATTCGCGGCTGTGCATGGCCTCGTCGGTCGCCGGGCACCGCCGCGCCTTCGGCGCCGACACCGTGCCCGGCACCTATGAGGATCTCGACCACGCCGACCTGCTGGTCTTCGTCGGCAGCAATGCCGCCTGGTGCCACCCGGTGCTGTACCAGCGCATGCTGGCCAACAAGCAGGCGCGCGGCGCGAAGTTCGTGGTGATCGACCCACGCCGCACCGACACATCGAGCGAAGCGGACCTGTTTCTTGGGCTCAAGCCCGGCACCGATGCGGCGCTGTTCTCCGGCCTGCTGGTTCATCTCGCCGATCATGGCGCGCTCGACCGCGACTATATCAACAGCCACACCAGTGGCTTCGACGAGACGCTGGCGCGGGCGCGCAGCCTTGCCGGCAGCGCGGGCGCGACCGCGCTCGCGACCGGTCTGTCCGAGGCCGACGTCACCGCTTTCTTCAAGTTGTTCCGCGACACGCCCAAGGTCGTCACCCTGTATTCGCAGGGCGTCAACCAGTCGGCGCAGGGCACCGACAAGGTCAATGCGATCCTCAACTGCCATCTCGCGTCAGCACGCATCGGCAAGCCTGGGATGGGACCGTTCTCGCTGACCGGCCAGCCCAATGCGATGGGCGGCCGCGAGGTGGGCGGGCTCGCCAACCAGCTCGCCGCCCATATGGGCTTCACGCCGCCTGACGTCGACCGCGTCCGCCGCTTCTGGAAGGCGCCCGACATCGCCACCCATGAGGGGCTGAAGGTGGTCGCGATGTTCGAGGCCATCGCGCGCGGCGAGATCAAGGCGCTGTGGGTGATCGGCACCAATCCGGCGGTGTCGCTGCCGGACGCCGATCTCGTCCGCGCCGCCTTGAAGAAGCTCGAGCTGCTCGTCGTCTCCGAGAACGTCCGCTCCAACGACACCGTCGATGCCGGCGTGCACGTGCTGCTGCCAGCGCAGGCCTGGGGCGAGAAGTCGGGCACCGTGACCAATTCCGAGCGGCGCATCTCGCGCCAGCGCGCCTTCCTCGCGCCGGCCGGCGAGGCCAGGCCGGACTGGTGGATCGTGAGCGAGGTCGCCAAGCGGCTCGGCTTCGGCAGCGCCTTCACCTACAATTCCGCGGCCGACGTGTTCCGCGAGCACGCCGCGCTGTCGGCGTTCGAGAACGACGGCAGCCGCGATTTCGACATCGGCGCGCTGGCGACGCTCACCGATGACGAATACGACGCGATGGCGCCGGTGCAGTGGCCGGCGCGTGCAGGCAAGCCGCCCGAGCCGCGCTTCTTCGCCGACGGCGCCTTCTTCACCAACGACCGCAAGGCGCGCTTCGTCGCGCCCGAGGTGCCGGCGCTGCGCAGCGAGACCAATGCGGCGCGCCCGCTGCGGCTCAACACGGGACGCATCCGCGACCAGTGGCACACGATGACGCGCACCGGCCTCAGCCCGCGGCTGTCAGCCCATCTGCCGGAGCCGTTCGTCGAGGTCCATCTGGATGATGCCTTGCGCTACGGCCTGATGCATGACGGCTTCGCCAGGGTGACGACCGATCACGGCCAGTGCATCCTCAAGGTCGTCGTGAGTGAGCGGCAGCAGCGCGGCATGCTGTTCGCGCCGATCCACTGGAACGCGACCAACTCCTCGCATGGCCGCGTCGGCGCATTGGTCGCCTCCTACACCGATCCGTTTTCCGGGCAGCCCGAGGCCAAGGCGACGCCGGCCGCGATCAGTCCTTATGAGTATGTGTTCCGCGGCTTCATCCTGTCGCGGACCGAGCTCACGCTGCCGTCGCATCTGTGGTGGGTGCGGGCGACGGTGCAGGGCGGATTCGGCTATCTGTTCGCCGACAATGGCGACCTGTCGCGCTGGCCGGCCTGGCTGAGGGCGCGCGCGACCGACGACGTCGCCGACTACATGGATGTCGGCGGCGGCGTCTATCGCGCCGCCTCGTTCGCCGGTGACCGTATCGAAACCTGCCTGTTCGTCGGCCCGGGACATGATGCCGGCGACTGGAACGTCGTGAAGACGATGTTCGCGGCCGATCGTCTCGACGATGATCAGCGCCGCGTGCTGCTGTCGGGCCGCGCGCCGGATGGCGTCGGCGGCGGTCCCATCGTCTGCGCCTGCTTCGGCGTCGGCCGCGACACCATCTGCGATGCGATCGCCGCCGGCGCGCGCACGCCCGCCGCGATCGGCTTAGCGCTCAAGGCCGGCACCAATTGCGGCTCATGCATCCCGGAGATGAAGCGTCTGATCGCGCAGACGGCGGCGGACACCCCACCGATTGCGGCGGCGAGCTAG
- a CDS encoding DMT family transporter: MPLQAKPPAAHKRAPARADRPFRGIALILLSTVFLGTSDVTAKYLSKTLPSIEITWIRFVVFAAIMVPAMIPGSPLFALRTTRIKFQLMRGVALLGSSIFFISGLRYLPIAEASATGFVAPLFVTALSIIFLSEKVGLRRWIATAVGLCGVLVILRPGTGAFHVAALFPIVSAFAWACTLIMTRMMSGREHAITIMTYSSIAGVCLLTAMVPLVWVTPTWHDILFGLLIGIASTAGQWIVVLAFRYADASVLAPFSYTQLLWVSILGFLVFGEVPDVWTIVGAAFIVSSGLYTAHRERVRRSQLLQVAGESSPNP; this comes from the coding sequence ATGCCCCTGCAAGCGAAGCCGCCAGCGGCGCATAAGCGCGCGCCCGCGCGGGCCGATCGGCCGTTCCGCGGCATCGCGCTGATCCTGCTGTCGACCGTGTTCCTCGGCACCTCGGACGTGACCGCGAAATATCTGTCGAAGACGCTGCCCTCGATCGAGATCACCTGGATCCGCTTCGTGGTGTTCGCAGCCATCATGGTGCCGGCGATGATCCCGGGCTCGCCGTTGTTTGCGCTGCGCACGACCCGGATCAAGTTCCAGCTGATGCGCGGTGTCGCGTTGCTCGGCTCGTCGATCTTCTTCATCTCCGGCCTGCGCTACCTGCCGATCGCGGAAGCCTCCGCCACGGGATTCGTTGCACCGCTGTTCGTCACCGCGCTGTCGATCATCTTCCTCAGCGAGAAGGTGGGCCTGCGGCGCTGGATCGCGACCGCGGTCGGCCTGTGCGGCGTTCTCGTCATCCTCCGGCCCGGCACCGGTGCGTTCCATGTCGCCGCGCTGTTCCCGATCGTCTCTGCGTTCGCCTGGGCCTGCACCCTGATCATGACGCGCATGATGAGCGGGCGCGAGCACGCCATCACCATCATGACCTATTCCTCGATCGCCGGCGTCTGCCTGCTGACCGCGATGGTGCCGTTGGTCTGGGTCACGCCGACCTGGCATGACATCCTGTTCGGGCTCCTGATCGGCATAGCCTCCACCGCGGGGCAGTGGATCGTGGTGCTGGCGTTCCGCTACGCCGACGCCTCGGTGCTGGCGCCGTTCTCCTACACCCAGCTGCTGTGGGTCAGCATCCTCGGCTTCCTGGTGTTCGGCGAGGTACCGGACGTCTGGACCATCGTCGGCGCCGCCTTCATCGTCTCCAGCGGCCTCTACACTGCCCATCGCGAGCGCGTCCGCCGCTCGCAACTGCTGCAGGTCGCCGGCGAGAGCTCGCCGAATCCCTGA
- a CDS encoding fumarylacetoacetate hydrolase family protein yields MITLTPETVLPDDGTSGTLVGRAWRPDVDGPAVVAVRGDGVFDVTSAFPTVSALCEHDDPGAALRGMGGERIGDLAEILTNTPPDRRDPAKPWMLAPVDLQVLKAAGVTFAISMLERVIEERARGNPASADAIRKEVVRLVGDDFSKLKPGSEQAMHLKQVLIEQNAWSQYLEVGIGPDAEVFTKAPTLSSVGTGMDAGLHPKSTWNNPEPEVVLAVSSRGRIVGAMLGNDVNLRDFEGRSALLLSKAKDNNASCAIGPLLRLFDKSFTLDDVRKMDVALTVTGSDGFVLDGHSSISKISRDPTDLVAQTIGAVHQYPDGFALFLGTMFAPVKDRDAPGQGFTHKRDDIVTISAPQLGRLVNRMRNSDECEPWTFGLSALMRSLARRKLI; encoded by the coding sequence ATGATCACCTTGACGCCCGAAACCGTCCTGCCCGACGACGGCACCAGCGGAACGCTGGTCGGCCGGGCCTGGCGGCCCGATGTCGACGGCCCGGCCGTGGTCGCGGTGCGCGGCGACGGTGTGTTCGACGTCACCTCCGCTTTCCCGACCGTCAGCGCGCTGTGCGAACACGACGATCCCGGCGCGGCCTTGCGCGGCATGGGCGGCGAGCGGATCGGCGACCTCGCCGAGATCCTGACCAACACGCCGCCCGATCGCCGCGATCCGGCAAAACCCTGGATGCTGGCGCCGGTCGATCTGCAGGTGTTGAAGGCCGCCGGCGTCACCTTCGCGATCTCGATGCTGGAGCGGGTCATCGAGGAGCGGGCGCGCGGCAATCCGGCGTCGGCCGATGCGATCCGGAAAGAAGTGGTGCGGCTCGTCGGCGACGATTTCTCCAAGCTCAAGCCGGGCTCCGAGCAGGCGATGCACCTGAAGCAGGTGCTGATCGAGCAGAATGCCTGGAGCCAGTATCTCGAGGTCGGCATCGGCCCCGATGCCGAGGTCTTCACCAAGGCGCCGACGCTGTCATCGGTCGGCACCGGCATGGATGCCGGGCTGCATCCGAAATCGACCTGGAACAACCCAGAGCCGGAGGTCGTGCTGGCGGTGTCGAGCCGCGGGCGCATCGTCGGCGCGATGCTTGGCAACGACGTCAATCTGCGCGACTTCGAAGGCCGCTCGGCGCTGCTGCTGTCGAAGGCCAAGGACAACAACGCCTCCTGCGCGATCGGCCCCTTGCTGCGGCTGTTCGACAAGAGCTTCACGCTCGACGACGTCAGGAAGATGGATGTCGCGCTGACGGTGACCGGCAGCGACGGCTTCGTGCTCGACGGCCATTCCTCCATCAGCAAGATCAGCCGCGATCCGACTGATCTCGTCGCCCAGACCATCGGCGCCGTGCATCAATATCCCGACGGCTTCGCGCTGTTCCTCGGCACCATGTTCGCGCCGGTGAAGGACCGCGACGCGCCGGGGCAGGGGTTTACGCACAAGCGCGACGACATCGTCACCATCTCGGCGCCGCAGCTCGGCCGTCTCGTCAACCGCATGCGCAACAGCGACGAATGCGAGCCGTGGACGTTCGGCCTCAGTGCGCTGATGCGCAGCCTTGCGCGGCGCAAGCTGATTTGA
- a CDS encoding aldo/keto reductase, which translates to MKHKTFGTGGAGVSVIGQGTWYLDHADRSRAITTLRRGLDLGMSHIDTAEMYGDAELVIAEAIAGRRDEVFLVSKVLPSNASRRGTITACERSLQRLKTDRLDCYLLHWPGSYPLAATVAAFEELKAAGKIASWGVSNFDVDDLDELLAVAGEGKIACNQVLYHLQERAIEHVVIPWCGQHGVAVVAYSPFGHDDFPEAGSPGGEVLQRIAERHGATPRQIALAFLTRASSLLAIPKASRPEHAEENAAAGDVELTAAEIAAIDRAFPRGPKPRGLPML; encoded by the coding sequence ATGAAGCACAAGACATTCGGAACCGGCGGCGCCGGCGTCTCCGTGATCGGGCAGGGCACCTGGTATCTCGACCACGCCGACCGCAGCCGCGCCATCACGACCTTGCGCCGCGGTCTCGATCTCGGCATGAGTCACATCGACACCGCCGAGATGTATGGCGACGCCGAGCTCGTCATCGCCGAGGCCATCGCCGGCCGCCGCGACGAGGTGTTCCTGGTCTCAAAAGTGCTGCCGAGCAACGCCTCGCGCAGGGGCACCATCACCGCCTGCGAGCGCTCGCTGCAGCGGCTGAAGACCGACCGGCTCGACTGCTATCTGCTGCACTGGCCGGGCTCCTATCCGCTCGCGGCGACGGTGGCAGCGTTCGAGGAGCTGAAGGCCGCCGGCAAGATCGCATCCTGGGGCGTCAGCAATTTCGACGTCGATGATCTCGACGAGCTGCTCGCGGTCGCAGGCGAGGGCAAGATCGCCTGCAACCAGGTGCTCTATCATCTGCAGGAGCGCGCCATCGAGCACGTGGTCATCCCGTGGTGCGGGCAGCATGGCGTCGCGGTCGTGGCCTATTCGCCGTTCGGCCATGACGACTTTCCGGAAGCCGGCAGCCCGGGCGGGGAGGTGCTGCAGCGGATCGCAGAGCGGCACGGCGCAACGCCGCGACAGATCGCACTCGCCTTCCTGACGCGCGCCTCGTCGCTGCTTGCGATCCCCAAGGCGTCGCGGCCGGAGCATGCCGAAGAGAACGCCGCGGCCGGCGACGTCGAGCTGACCGCGGCCGAGATCGCAGCGATCGACCGCGCCTTTCCGCGTGGGCCGAAGCCGCGCGGGCTGCCCATGCTGTAG